The Saccharothrix violaceirubra genome segment ACCGCGCGGCTTGAGCACGTCGCGGCACTGTCGAACGGAGGGCACGCCGAACACGTCGAGCAGGACGTCGAAACCCCGTCCCGCGTAAGCGAATTCCCGGTAGTCGAGGACGTGGTCGGCGCCGAGCCCACGCACCAGGTCTGCCTTGCGCGGACTGCACAGGGCGGTCACCTCGGCCCCGGCGGCTTTGGCGAACTGCACGGCATAGGTGCCGACGCCACCGGACGCCCCGGAAACGAGCACGTGCTTGCCGTCCACGTTGCCGACTTTTACGGCCTGGAACGCGGTGAAGGCCGCGATGGGCCCGCCGGCCGCGTCGTCGAGCGACAGGTTCACGGGTTTGGTGACGAGCTGGGTCTCCGGCACCGCCACGTACTCGGCGAAGGTGCCCGCCGCCCACCCGAACACCTGGTCCCCGACGGCCAACGTCCGCACCCCGTGGCCGATGCCCTCGACCGTGCCGGACAGTTCGAGACCGAAGACCCGGTTGCGGGGCCGTCGTAGCCCGATGCCGGGGCGGGCCGCGTAGGGCAGACCTCTGGCGAGATGCCAGTCCGTGCCGGTGATCGGCACGGCGTGGACGCGCACCAACACCTCGCCGGGCCCAGCGGCGGGTTTGTCGACTTCGAGGTAGCGGAACACCTCGACCGGGTCGCCGTACCGCTCGTGGACGATCGCCCTCATGCACCCTCCCGACTTCGGATGTCAAGAATTCTTGACATCTCCAGTGTCAGCCGAACACGACACCAAGTCAAGAAAACTTGACACCGACAACGTATGCGGGCCCACCTGGAACAGCGACCACCAAGATCAACGACCCGACGACGCCCAGGGTGACGACCGACCACGGCGGCCGAAGCGACCCGACGGATCCGGCCTACACAAAGAGACCGCACGACAAAACAGGCCCCGTTCCGAAAATCGAAACGGGGCCTGACTGCTGCGCGCTCGGCAGGATTCGAACCTGCAACCTTCTGATCCGTAGTCAGATGCTCTATCCGTTGAGCTACGAGCGCATCGTTCTTCAGTTGTCACCCTACCGGAGTGGGTGTTGCGGAGGCTCCGGGATTTGAACCCGGGATGGGCGGTAAACCCAAACCGCATTAGCAGTGCGGCGCCATAGACCAGACTAGGCGAAGCCTCCCGGAGCCCCTCGGCTACGACGCATAGGTTACACAGGTACCCCACCTCCAAGCAAAACGCCCCCCTCCCACCCACGTTTGCCCTGCTCAAGGGGCGAATTCGGGGATCAAGAGGGGCGTTCACCGGGGGTTCACGCGACCACAAGTGATCGACGTCTCAACGCCCGAGCGCGAGGAACGGGTCCAATGCGGCCGGGTTGCGCAGGGCGTCCCTGCTCACCGCCCGCTCGGGCGGGGTGCCGGCCAGGATCTTCTTCACCGGGACCTCGCACTTCTTTCCGTTGAGGGTTCTCGGGATCTCCTCGACGACCACGAAGCGGTTCGGCACGTGCCTCGGCGACAGCTGGGTGCGCAGTTCCCGCTTCAGGTCCGGTTCGACGTCCGCCAGCGTCACTCCGTCGAGCACGACGAAGCACAGCAGTTCGCCGTCCGGGTTCGCGGCGCCCGACGTGTCGATCACCAGGGAGTCCGCCACCCCCTCGATCCCCTCCACCACCCGATAGAACTCGCTCGTCCCCATGCGCACGCCGCCGCGGTTCAACGTCGAGTCGCTGCGGCCGTAGATCACCGCGGACCCGCGCGGCGTGATGCGGATCCAGTCGCCGTGCCGCCACACGCCCGGGAAGTCGTCGAAGTACGCCTCACGCAGCCGTGTGCCGTCGTCGTCACCCCAGAAGAACACCGGCATGGACGGCATGGGCTTGGTGATCACCAGTTCGCCCACCTCGTCGACGACCGGCCGGCCGTCCTCCGAGTACGCGTGCACGGACGCGCCCAGCGCCCGGCACGACAGCTCGCCCTCCCACACCGGCAGGTCCGGCGCCGCGGCCACGAATGCCGTGCACAGGTCCGTCCCACCGGACACCGAGGCGATCTGCACGTCCCCGCCGATCGCCGACGCGATCCAGCGGAACCCCTCGGGCGAGAGCGGCGCGCCGGTCGACCCCACCACGCGCAACGCAGTCAGGTCGTACCGCTTGGCCGGTTCCAGCCCCTCCTTCAGGCACGACTGGATGTACGGCGCGGACGTGCCGAAGTAGGTCGCCCGGTGCTGCTCGGCCAGGTGCCACAGGACGTTCAGGTCCGGGTAGGCCGGGCTGCCGTCGAACAACACGACCGTGGTGCCCACGAGCAGCCCGGAGACGAGGTAGTTCCACATCATCCAGCCGGTGGTGGTGAACCAGAAGAACCGGTCCCCCGGCCCCAGGTCGCTGTGCAGGGCCAGCATCTTCAGGTGTTCCAGCACGATGCCGCCGTGGCCCTGGACGATGCCCTTCGGCAGGCCCGTCGTGCCCGACGAGTACAGGACCCACAGCGGGTGGTCGAACGGCACCGGCTCGAACGACAGCGGCACGTCCGGCACGGGCAGCTCGTCCCACGCCACGACGCCGGGCAGCGTGCCGCCCGTGTAGTCGATCAGCACGGTGGCGCGCAGCGACGGGATCTCCGCGCGCAACGCCTCCACGACCGGTCGCACGTCGAAGCCGCGCCCGTTGTACCGGTAGCCGTCCACGGCGATCAGCGCGACCGGCTCGATCTGGGCGAACCGGTCGGTGATGGCGCGTGCGCCGAAGTCCGGCGAGCACGACGACCACACCGCGCCCAGCGACGCCACGGCCAGGAACGCGATCAGCGCCTCCGGCGAGTTCGGCACCAGCGCCACCACGCGGTCGCCGCGACCGACGCCCAGCCCGGCCAGCCCGGCACGCACGCCGGCGACGCGTTCCCGCAGTTGCGCGTACGTGAGCTGCGACGACACCCCGTCCTCACGGTGGAACACGACGGCCAGCTCGTCCGTGTCGTGGCGCAACGCGTGCTCGGCGTAGTTCAGCGTCGCGCCCGGGAACCAGGACGCGCCGGGCATCGCGTCGGACGCCAGCACCGCCTCGGGCGGGGTGTGGAACGAGACCTCGAAGTACTCGGCGATCGCGCCCCAGAACCCGGCCAGATCGGTCGTCGACCACTCCCACAGCGCCGGGTAGTCGGGGAACTCCAGCCCCTTCGTCGTGCCAAGCCAGGAGCGGAACGAGACCATGCGGCTGTCGGAGACCCGATCGGGGTCCGGACGCCACAGCGGCTCTGCCTCGCCGGCGGCGGCGCCGGCTCGTGTGT includes the following:
- a CDS encoding NAD(P)-dependent alcohol dehydrogenase, producing the protein MRAIVHERYGDPVEVFRYLEVDKPAAGPGEVLVRVHAVPITGTDWHLARGLPYAARPGIGLRRPRNRVFGLELSGTVEGIGHGVRTLAVGDQVFGWAAGTFAEYVAVPETQLVTKPVNLSLDDAAGGPIAAFTAFQAVKVGNVDGKHVLVSGASGGVGTYAVQFAKAAGAEVTALCSPRKADLVRGLGADHVLDYREFAYAGRGFDVLLDVFGVPSVRQCRDVLKPRGTAVLVGGVGGRWFMGTDRWLRAAIAAPFLGVTMKPLVHKDSLDDLGAIKALIESGAVRPVVGEVMSFDLVPEAIESVRLGLPHGQIVVRIRG
- a CDS encoding acetoacetate--CoA ligase, with product MTDTRAGAAAGEAEPLWRPDPDRVSDSRMVSFRSWLGTTKGLEFPDYPALWEWSTTDLAGFWGAIAEYFEVSFHTPPEAVLASDAMPGASWFPGATLNYAEHALRHDTDELAVVFHREDGVSSQLTYAQLRERVAGVRAGLAGLGVGRGDRVVALVPNSPEALIAFLAVASLGAVWSSCSPDFGARAITDRFAQIEPVALIAVDGYRYNGRGFDVRPVVEALRAEIPSLRATVLIDYTGGTLPGVVAWDELPVPDVPLSFEPVPFDHPLWVLYSSGTTGLPKGIVQGHGGIVLEHLKMLALHSDLGPGDRFFWFTTTGWMMWNYLVSGLLVGTTVVLFDGSPAYPDLNVLWHLAEQHRATYFGTSAPYIQSCLKEGLEPAKRYDLTALRVVGSTGAPLSPEGFRWIASAIGGDVQIASVSGGTDLCTAFVAAAPDLPVWEGELSCRALGASVHAYSEDGRPVVDEVGELVITKPMPSMPVFFWGDDDGTRLREAYFDDFPGVWRHGDWIRITPRGSAVIYGRSDSTLNRGGVRMGTSEFYRVVEGIEGVADSLVIDTSGAANPDGELLCFVVLDGVTLADVEPDLKRELRTQLSPRHVPNRFVVVEEIPRTLNGKKCEVPVKKILAGTPPERAVSRDALRNPAALDPFLALGR